Proteins encoded by one window of Paenibacillus urinalis:
- a CDS encoding NAD(P)/FAD-dependent oxidoreductase yields MKKVIVVGAGILGASTAYHLAKLGAEVLVIDRKDEGQATDAAAGIICPWLSQRRNRAWYQLAKGGARYYPELIDSLEKEGETETGYAGVGVLSIHTDVEKIGKMEERAQKRKLDAPEIGDITQKSTDETHQLFPLLAEGYHAVYVSGGARVDGRALRDALLRSAVRNGAKLIHGDAVLEYTSNQVTGVSVGQERYSADEVIVCAGAWANSLFAPLGIHFKVTYQKAQIMHLQVADYENTGDWPVVMPPTDQYLLSFDEQKIVIGATHENDIEGYDTRVTAGGMQEILNKGLELAPGLENSTFQEVRVGFRPFTPGFLPVIGAVPGWEGLMTANGLGASGLTMGPYIGNQLAKLALGMELDIDLENYDVRKAME; encoded by the coding sequence ATGAAGAAAGTCATCGTAGTAGGAGCAGGTATACTCGGAGCATCAACTGCTTATCACTTAGCAAAGCTTGGTGCAGAGGTCTTGGTTATAGATCGTAAGGATGAAGGTCAGGCCACCGATGCTGCGGCGGGAATTATATGCCCATGGTTATCACAGAGGCGTAATCGGGCATGGTACCAGCTCGCGAAGGGCGGAGCTCGTTATTACCCGGAACTGATCGACAGCTTAGAGAAAGAGGGCGAAACAGAAACGGGTTATGCCGGAGTCGGTGTCCTTAGCATTCATACGGATGTGGAGAAGATCGGTAAAATGGAGGAACGGGCACAGAAGCGGAAGCTGGACGCACCTGAGATTGGCGACATTACGCAGAAAAGCACGGATGAGACCCATCAGCTCTTCCCACTGCTAGCAGAAGGGTACCATGCTGTATACGTTAGCGGGGGAGCCAGAGTAGATGGCCGGGCACTGCGTGATGCGCTTCTTCGGTCGGCGGTGCGTAACGGAGCCAAGCTTATTCATGGAGATGCCGTTCTGGAGTATACATCAAACCAGGTAACGGGGGTATCTGTTGGTCAAGAACGATATTCTGCTGATGAAGTCATTGTGTGTGCTGGCGCCTGGGCCAATTCCTTGTTCGCACCCTTAGGCATTCATTTTAAAGTAACCTACCAGAAAGCACAGATTATGCATCTTCAGGTTGCTGATTATGAAAATACCGGGGACTGGCCTGTCGTTATGCCGCCAACGGATCAATATCTGCTGTCATTTGATGAGCAAAAAATAGTCATCGGTGCGACACATGAGAACGATATCGAAGGCTATGATACCAGAGTAACAGCTGGAGGAATGCAGGAAATTCTGAACAAAGGGCTGGAGCTCGCTCCTGGCTTGGAGAACAGTACTTTTCAAGAGGTCCGAGTGGGGTTCCGTCCATTTACACCAGGATTCCTGCCTGTCATAGGTGCAGTTCCAGGATGGGAAGGGCTTATGACGGCGAATGGACTAGGTGCCTCTGGACTTACAATGGGGCCCTATATCGGGAACCAGCTTGCTAAGCTGGCACTTGGAATGGAGCTCGACATCGACCTGGAGAATTATGATGTTCGTAAGGCGATGGAATAG
- a CDS encoding alpha/beta fold hydrolase: MDYEVFDLGDVNLQSGVTLPNAFLAYKTYGVLNEKKDNVIVYPTAFGDQHVQNEWLIGNGMALDPQKYFIIIPNLLGNGLSSSPSNTAPPFDRGHFPQVTIYDNVNFQHRLVTEKFGIEKIALVVGWSMGGIQSFQWAASYPDMVERIAPFCGAAKTWPQAYVVLDGMKAALMAAIDFDSSKVNQLTSAHMRSVGRVYAGWGLSQTYYREGLYRDMGFDTLEDFVAGVWDDSFMKMDPHNVLAMLWTGQNADISANPVYKGDFDKALQNIKAQACIMPGSTDLFCTSDENAYEAKLIPNAVLRPIESIWGHFAGRGINSADSKFIDDNLRHLLSLHPNRSINARN, translated from the coding sequence ATGGATTACGAGGTTTTTGATCTGGGTGACGTTAATTTGCAATCAGGAGTGACTTTACCAAACGCATTTCTTGCTTATAAGACGTATGGAGTATTGAACGAAAAGAAGGATAATGTGATCGTCTATCCAACAGCGTTTGGCGACCAGCATGTTCAGAATGAATGGTTAATTGGAAACGGCATGGCACTGGATCCACAGAAATATTTCATTATCATTCCAAATCTGCTGGGAAACGGACTGTCTTCGTCTCCGAGCAACACAGCTCCGCCTTTCGACCGGGGACATTTTCCACAAGTTACGATCTATGACAACGTGAATTTCCAACATCGGCTGGTCACTGAAAAATTCGGCATTGAAAAGATAGCACTCGTCGTTGGATGGTCGATGGGCGGTATCCAATCATTTCAATGGGCGGCAAGTTACCCCGACATGGTGGAACGAATTGCACCTTTCTGTGGAGCTGCAAAGACTTGGCCGCAAGCGTATGTGGTCCTTGACGGAATGAAGGCTGCACTTATGGCTGCTATTGACTTCGATTCAAGTAAAGTAAACCAATTGACCTCTGCACATATGCGAAGTGTTGGCCGAGTTTATGCGGGATGGGGGCTATCCCAAACCTATTACAGAGAAGGACTATATCGTGATATGGGATTTGACACACTAGAGGATTTTGTCGCTGGCGTTTGGGATGACAGCTTTATGAAGATGGATCCGCACAATGTCCTTGCCATGCTATGGACAGGCCAAAATGCAGATATAAGTGCTAATCCGGTCTATAAAGGAGATTTTGATAAGGCATTACAGAACATAAAAGCACAAGCCTGCATTATGCCAGGGAGTACGGATCTATTTTGTACTTCAGACGAAAATGCATACGAGGCTAAGCTTATACCAAATGCTGTGCTTCGTCCTATTGAATCGATCTGGGGCCACTTTGCCGGTCGCGGAATCAACAGTGCTGACAGCAAATTTATTGATGACAATTTAAGACACTTGTTGTCGCTTCATCCGAACAGATCAATAAATGCAAGAAATTAA
- a CDS encoding LysR family transcriptional regulator yields the protein MELRQLNTFRTVASTLNFSRAAEALNYVPSNVTMQIKALEEELGVRLFDRLGKQLVLTTAGKRFLSHVHTILEELDEARSAVHENDNLLSGTLTISANEVLCAYRLPTVFQQFRSRYPGIRLIFRSVPNQVLKQTLFEGTADVVFMLDEAILSTGLTVEPLLEETFRFFVAPDHPLAERSILQLEDFHGEVFLVNEKGCTYRTMFDRSFEKKGIDDITYLEFQNAEAIKQCAIARIGIAFLPEITVEAEVERGELIALPWEIPDLHVYTHMVWHKDKWLSPIILSFIETAREVMAVEEGNSKVTS from the coding sequence ATGGAATTGCGACAACTGAATACGTTTCGCACGGTTGCTTCAACTTTAAATTTCAGTCGGGCTGCAGAGGCTCTGAATTATGTCCCTTCCAACGTCACGATGCAGATCAAAGCATTGGAGGAGGAGCTTGGTGTTCGTTTATTTGACCGATTGGGCAAACAACTCGTACTTACCACAGCGGGGAAGCGATTCCTAAGCCATGTTCATACCATTTTAGAAGAATTGGATGAAGCTCGAAGTGCCGTTCATGAAAATGATAATTTATTAAGCGGGACCCTGACGATCAGTGCCAACGAAGTATTGTGTGCCTATCGGCTTCCCACCGTATTTCAGCAGTTTCGTTCGCGGTATCCGGGAATCCGGCTTATTTTCCGCTCTGTTCCGAATCAGGTGCTCAAGCAAACGCTCTTCGAGGGAACTGCAGATGTGGTGTTTATGCTGGATGAAGCCATTCTCTCGACGGGACTTACAGTGGAACCGCTGCTAGAAGAAACGTTCCGTTTTTTCGTTGCTCCTGACCATCCGCTGGCCGAAAGAAGTATACTACAGCTGGAAGATTTTCACGGAGAAGTGTTTCTGGTCAACGAAAAAGGCTGTACCTATCGAACCATGTTTGACCGTTCGTTTGAGAAAAAGGGGATTGATGATATTACCTATTTGGAGTTTCAAAATGCGGAAGCGATTAAACAATGTGCTATAGCGAGAATCGGCATTGCCTTTCTTCCTGAAATAACAGTGGAAGCCGAGGTTGAACGAGGTGAGCTCATTGCACTTCCATGGGAAATCCCGGACCTGCACGTATACACACATATGGTATGGCATAAAGACAAGTGGCTCTCACCCATCATATTATCTTTCATAGAAACAGCAAGGGAAGTGATGGCTGTAGAGGAGGGAAATTCAAAGGTTACTTCGTAA
- a CDS encoding cytochrome P450: MNNEIISLEEITEFKSSSEEFSPYAWYKDKLQNDPVSYNEATNTWNVFRYNDVKRVLSDYEHFSNVRTRTTISVGADVDEGKHAGKFNLMTDPPEHRKSRSLLAAAFTPRSLKLWELRIQEIVSELIDSMEDKPVIDIVDEFASALPTIVIADLLGVPTKDRMLFQQWVYDLFLPMPKENQETVNERKRKAAVEYYSYLYPYIVQKRSNLSDDIISDLIRAEVDGDQLSDDDIVRTTMFILGAGIETTSHLLANTFYSFLYDNQEIYNEVRTNRELLPNTVEEMLRYRFNVAKMDRTVKVDNNLLGVDLKKGDVVVAWMSAANMDGEVFEDPFTLNIHRQNNKQHLTFGNGPHFCLGAPLARLEAITGISMFMDKFARIEPVPGFNLEENLTPSAAGKMLSSLPVRVYRK; this comes from the coding sequence GTGAACAATGAAATTATATCCTTGGAGGAAATTACCGAATTCAAATCGTCGTCAGAGGAATTCAGCCCTTATGCCTGGTATAAGGACAAGCTTCAGAACGATCCTGTCAGCTATAATGAGGCAACGAACACATGGAATGTATTCCGCTATAACGATGTAAAACGTGTGCTGAGTGATTATGAGCATTTCTCTAACGTCAGAACACGTACGACCATCAGCGTTGGCGCTGATGTCGACGAAGGTAAGCACGCCGGGAAATTTAACCTGATGACAGATCCTCCCGAACACCGAAAGAGCCGCTCCCTGCTAGCTGCTGCATTTACCCCACGCAGCTTGAAGCTATGGGAGCTTCGAATCCAGGAAATCGTAAGCGAGTTGATTGACTCCATGGAGGACAAGCCCGTCATTGATATTGTCGACGAGTTTGCCAGTGCCCTGCCTACGATAGTTATTGCGGATCTATTAGGCGTCCCTACCAAAGACCGAATGTTATTTCAGCAATGGGTATATGACTTGTTCCTTCCTATGCCCAAGGAGAACCAAGAAACGGTGAATGAGCGTAAACGCAAAGCCGCTGTTGAATACTATTCCTATCTCTACCCTTATATTGTCCAAAAAAGATCCAATCTGTCGGATGATATCATATCGGATTTGATCCGGGCAGAAGTGGATGGAGACCAGTTATCCGATGATGATATTGTTAGAACAACGATGTTCATTCTGGGAGCAGGCATTGAAACGACAAGCCACTTGCTGGCCAATACGTTCTACTCCTTCTTATATGACAATCAGGAAATATATAATGAGGTTCGTACAAACCGTGAGCTGCTTCCGAATACGGTGGAGGAAATGCTGCGCTATCGTTTTAATGTAGCGAAGATGGACCGTACGGTCAAAGTGGATAATAACTTGCTTGGTGTTGACCTGAAGAAAGGGGACGTCGTGGTTGCCTGGATGAGTGCAGCGAATATGGATGGTGAAGTATTCGAAGATCCGTTTACGTTAAATATTCATAGACAGAATAACAAGCAGCACTTGACCTTCGGAAACGGTCCTCACTTCTGTCTAGGTGCACCTCTCGCTAGGCTGGAAGCTATTACAGGAATCAGCATGTTCATGGATAAGTTTGCAAGAATCGAGCCGGTTCCAGGCTTTAACCTGGAAGAGAACCTGACGCCATCTGCTGCAGGAAAAATGCTCTCTTCACTGCCGGTACGAGTTTACAGAAAATAA
- a CDS encoding PadR family transcriptional regulator, producing MYIELLILIQIEESPKHGYEIKKEIQKDLGYLTDVNNNMLYPALRKFTEEGLVTKRMNEHSGGPTQYIYEITENGRRRITDLVNVFTERDAKHQSEFLIRVSLFRYISPDNRLRILNMRMKDLEQLLFDLEQRQEQHNIDRYRDEVLRLSIFKLKAEQDWIHKLMEKVAREKE from the coding sequence ATGTACATAGAGCTGCTTATACTCATCCAGATCGAAGAATCTCCTAAACATGGTTACGAAATCAAGAAGGAAATCCAGAAGGATCTAGGATATTTGACGGATGTGAACAACAACATGCTGTATCCCGCATTACGTAAGTTTACGGAGGAAGGCCTGGTCACGAAGCGAATGAATGAGCATAGCGGGGGGCCAACACAGTATATATATGAGATTACGGAGAATGGAAGGAGACGAATAACGGACCTGGTCAATGTATTTACAGAGAGAGATGCGAAGCATCAATCCGAATTCTTGATCCGTGTGTCTCTGTTTCGGTATATTTCACCGGATAACCGGCTGCGCATATTAAATATGAGAATGAAGGACCTCGAACAGCTCTTATTCGATTTGGAGCAAAGACAGGAGCAGCATAACATTGATCGTTACCGGGATGAAGTGCTTCGACTATCTATATTTAAGCTAAAGGCTGAGCAGGACTGGATCCATAAATTAATGGAAAAAGTGGCTCGAGAAAAAGAGTAG
- a CDS encoding TetR/AcrR family transcriptional regulator, with translation MSPAKDDQEKNKHVKDQILKAAKKLFSSQGYEATTVRQICEEAGVSLALVSYHFGGKEKVFFALFDPIRVTTQNHLYDLSKPLDALIDFCRSFVLFRYEEHELITILQQELFLMSPRLELMTDVFLPSWDELRQILTACKEQGVIEYESLEMTINFVMGTLIFSLSNPFLNPIEKNYSPEEAAEQAIGYILKGIRNYKGTQ, from the coding sequence ATGAGCCCTGCGAAGGACGACCAGGAAAAAAACAAACATGTAAAAGATCAAATACTGAAAGCAGCCAAGAAGCTGTTCTCATCACAAGGGTATGAAGCGACAACGGTCAGGCAAATCTGTGAAGAAGCCGGTGTTTCGCTCGCTCTTGTGTCTTATCATTTTGGCGGTAAGGAGAAGGTGTTCTTCGCCTTATTTGATCCCATCAGGGTGACGACTCAGAATCATCTGTACGACTTGTCGAAACCGTTAGATGCCCTGATTGATTTTTGCAGATCCTTTGTCTTATTCAGATACGAGGAGCACGAGCTGATTACCATCCTTCAGCAGGAGCTCTTCCTTATGAGTCCGAGGCTGGAGCTGATGACGGATGTATTTCTTCCCTCGTGGGACGAGCTTCGACAGATTCTGACGGCTTGCAAGGAGCAAGGAGTTATTGAGTATGAGTCATTAGAGATGACCATTAATTTTGTGATGGGAACTTTAATCTTCTCGTTAAGCAATCCTTTTCTTAATCCAATAGAGAAGAATTACTCGCCAGAAGAAGCGGCAGAACAAGCCATTGGTTATATTCTCAAGGGCATACGAAATTATAAAGGCACGCAGTAG
- a CDS encoding 3-hydroxyacyl-CoA dehydrogenase, whose translation MQMNYTNITVAGSGVLGSQIAYQTAFHGFQVTVYDINDEALDKAKDRISKLKARYQEDMGATQQEVDAAYERMSFNSNLRAAVSSADLVIEAIPEIVPIKTDFYKKLGEVAPAHTIFASNSSTLLPSQFAEATGRPAQFLALHFANEIWKNNTAEIMKHPGTDEKVFEDVIAFARAIGMVALTLHKEQPGYILNSLLVPLLDAAELLLVKEIADPETIDKTWMVGTGAPKGPFAILDVVGLTTAYNIVLAKAKATGNPNLEKVAELLKTDYIDKGKLGVATGEGFYKYPNPSYEHPDFLNS comes from the coding sequence ATACAGATGAACTACACAAATATTACCGTAGCAGGCAGCGGTGTCTTGGGAAGTCAAATCGCTTACCAGACCGCATTTCATGGATTTCAAGTCACCGTATATGACATCAATGATGAAGCCTTGGATAAAGCGAAGGATCGGATCTCGAAGCTTAAAGCGCGGTATCAGGAGGATATGGGTGCAACTCAGCAGGAGGTAGATGCTGCTTACGAGCGCATGTCTTTCAACTCGAACCTCCGTGCAGCCGTTTCAAGCGCGGATCTGGTTATTGAAGCCATTCCAGAGATTGTGCCGATTAAGACGGATTTCTACAAGAAGCTCGGAGAAGTCGCACCTGCACATACCATTTTTGCATCCAATTCTTCTACTCTGCTGCCAAGTCAGTTTGCCGAAGCTACGGGTCGTCCAGCTCAATTTCTTGCCCTCCACTTCGCTAATGAGATCTGGAAGAACAACACAGCGGAGATTATGAAGCATCCAGGTACCGATGAGAAGGTGTTCGAGGATGTAATTGCGTTTGCTCGCGCCATTGGTATGGTGGCCCTTACACTGCACAAGGAGCAGCCTGGCTATATTCTCAACTCCCTGCTAGTGCCATTGTTAGATGCAGCCGAGCTTCTCTTGGTTAAAGAGATTGCCGATCCGGAAACGATTGACAAAACCTGGATGGTCGGTACAGGCGCACCGAAGGGACCTTTTGCGATTCTTGACGTGGTTGGTCTAACTACAGCCTATAACATCGTTCTTGCGAAAGCGAAGGCTACAGGGAATCCGAATTTGGAGAAAGTTGCAGAGCTGCTGAAGACCGATTATATTGATAAGGGTAAGCTTGGCGTTGCAACGGGAGAAGGCTTCTACAAGTATCCTAATCCCAGCTATGAGCATCCTGATTTCCTTAACAGCTAA
- a CDS encoding MerR family transcriptional regulator: MNFLTTGMVSKKLNVSLRTLRYYDQIELVQPSFKDENGKRHYTPDNLLLLEKILLLKSASMSLEDIKKLTNQLSIEKTLRVHKNHLEYELTRLEGSLDHTNTLINMTKLQTEIKWDLLLPLLSNDDEAEERKRRKKKVMEAWFTEDEQIVLTNQLPKMENDPVQLTKWINLIKRIEICLEENKSPSSRDAQIIAEDTLLLSNEMFQGNKELADKFWNARRSEEASSDLNLYPIREEILVFMEQALIYYETNHNLESNANI; this comes from the coding sequence ATGAATTTTTTAACTACAGGAATGGTATCGAAAAAGCTGAATGTCTCTCTACGAACCCTGCGTTATTATGATCAGATCGAGCTGGTGCAGCCTTCATTCAAAGACGAAAACGGCAAGCGTCATTATACGCCAGATAACTTATTGCTGCTTGAAAAAATATTACTGCTTAAGTCCGCTTCCATGTCACTCGAAGATATCAAGAAACTAACAAATCAGCTGTCCATCGAAAAAACGCTCCGTGTTCACAAGAACCACCTTGAATATGAGTTAACTCGACTAGAGGGCTCGCTCGATCACACCAATACACTGATTAACATGACGAAGCTCCAAACCGAGATAAAATGGGATCTGCTCCTGCCACTACTGTCAAATGATGATGAAGCTGAAGAACGAAAAAGAAGAAAGAAAAAGGTCATGGAAGCGTGGTTCACTGAGGATGAACAAATCGTCCTTACTAATCAATTACCAAAAATGGAGAACGACCCTGTTCAATTAACAAAATGGATTAACTTGATTAAACGAATTGAAATTTGTCTGGAGGAGAATAAATCTCCAAGCTCACGTGACGCTCAAATTATTGCCGAGGATACTCTGCTGCTATCTAATGAAATGTTTCAAGGCAATAAGGAGCTTGCCGACAAGTTCTGGAATGCAAGACGTTCTGAGGAAGCTTCGTCAGATCTCAATCTGTATCCGATTAGAGAGGAGATTCTTGTTTTTATGGAGCAGGCCCTTATTTATTATGAAACAAATCATAATTTAGAGTCTAACGCAAATATATAA
- a CDS encoding CPBP family intramembrane glutamic endopeptidase — MKKQIFASMEWSFKELGLLLLLVLGIVPVTIEYLLQDFLYEWLQNSLYSGTLTGLIMAIIFIAGVYFIALKPHGLRWADVGLQAFSKSYWGFIIIWLIALIASSILILILMDLLHIGTENSKTESLQQNISLLTIMIGFVSAAIISPVYEEIFYRGFLYKWFRVKWGVGAGIFLSSFIFTIVHIPTYNTLPVNFVSGVICAWCYEKTGSIVPGMIVHGGFNGLAVILTAL, encoded by the coding sequence ATGAAGAAACAAATCTTTGCATCGATGGAGTGGTCATTCAAGGAGCTCGGATTATTACTCCTGCTTGTCCTTGGTATTGTTCCGGTCACGATTGAGTATTTACTGCAAGACTTTCTGTATGAATGGCTTCAAAACAGCTTATATTCGGGTACTTTAACCGGTCTGATCATGGCCATCATTTTTATCGCAGGCGTGTATTTCATTGCGCTTAAGCCGCATGGGTTAAGGTGGGCAGACGTTGGATTACAAGCTTTTTCTAAATCGTATTGGGGATTCATCATAATCTGGCTGATCGCATTAATTGCATCCAGCATTCTCATATTGATCCTGATGGATCTATTGCACATAGGTACAGAGAATAGTAAAACAGAAAGTCTGCAGCAAAATATAAGCCTGCTCACAATCATGATCGGATTTGTCTCAGCGGCGATTATATCACCTGTGTATGAAGAGATTTTTTATCGCGGATTTCTATATAAGTGGTTCCGGGTTAAATGGGGTGTTGGCGCCGGAATATTTTTAAGTTCCTTTATCTTTACGATTGTCCATATACCAACTTACAACACCTTGCCCGTCAATTTTGTATCGGGAGTCATATGTGCATGGTGCTATGAGAAGACAGGATCGATTGTGCCAGGAATGATTGTGCATGGAGGGTTTAATGGGCTGGCTGTTATCCTAACCGCACTCTGA
- a CDS encoding sugar-binding domain-containing protein: MNTMLHRMNLEGAWRLQLDEQKQGLQLPFVDSITLPNTTSHAKKGKKNTEVKVGALTDEYAFEGHAWFAKEVEVPENLQDKPCFLYLERTRVTTVWVDGEEIGTQNSLNTPHVHDLTGALSEGKHTITIRVDNTNYPTKGGHMTSEDTQTNWNGITGRVELQFFSHRYIENIQAYTDPVKKTVALTARLVGSWDAVKLHISARHSNTDVKHTVKEQVFQLSSNNVSVTYEMGEDALLWSDLKPNLYELNIELKAVSGDVLDSHQVLIGLREFTAAGDKFAINGKNTFLRGKHDGLIFPLTGYAPTDVEEWLRIMKISKSYGINHYRFHTCCPPEAAFIAADMLGIYMEPELPFWGTITDETHEQHNQAEQDYLISEGYAMLRAFGNHPSFVMMSLGNELWGSKEKLNEILKQYKDFDSRHLYTEGSNNFQFVPVILEEEDFYCGVRFSKDRLFRGSYAMCDAPLGHVQTDLPGTMKDYDEQIVPSAKTEIEEQSADIKSIQIQYGTEMRTVQAETAEDQLIPHIPVISHEIGQYATYPNFKEMEKYTGSLKAKNFEVFKDRLEAKGLGHLAEAYFENSGKLAAACYKEELEAAFRTKRLAGFQLLDLQDFSGQGTALVGMLDAFMDSKGLITPEEWRTFCSDAVLLARFERYNYEAGAIFAAQVELSYYRTDSIENKVLKWELLSKGTSLAEGELMIPAGPDSNHIQIGTIQIQLPEVEVMTQVELKLTIEGTDIYKNYDLWIYPMHTELDWAGVHKFRELNDEVRALLEQGEDVLLLPNPASLPHSIEGTYSTDFWCYPMFRSISESMNKPTPVGTMGLYINKEHPVFAHFPTESHSTYPWWSIVMNSRSIIMDDMEPKLQPIVQTIDNFERNHKLGLLFEARVFKGRVLVGTFDDERIKDTPEGRQFIHSVLRYLHSDAFEPTVQLEWNELAKLL; encoded by the coding sequence ATGAATACAATGCTGCACAGAATGAATCTAGAAGGGGCCTGGCGTCTGCAGCTGGATGAGCAGAAGCAGGGTCTACAGCTGCCATTTGTAGATAGCATCACACTACCGAATACGACATCCCATGCAAAGAAGGGGAAGAAAAATACAGAGGTCAAAGTCGGTGCGTTAACCGATGAATATGCTTTTGAAGGCCATGCTTGGTTTGCTAAAGAAGTGGAAGTTCCGGAGAATCTTCAGGACAAGCCTTGCTTCCTGTACTTGGAGCGTACACGTGTCACCACAGTATGGGTAGATGGAGAAGAGATTGGGACACAGAACAGTCTAAACACTCCGCACGTACATGATCTAACAGGAGCACTGAGTGAAGGGAAGCATACCATTACGATCCGTGTAGACAATACGAATTATCCGACCAAGGGAGGGCATATGACTTCCGAGGATACACAGACCAATTGGAACGGAATCACGGGTCGAGTAGAGCTGCAGTTCTTCAGCCATCGTTATATAGAGAACATTCAAGCTTATACCGATCCGGTGAAAAAGACAGTTGCGCTGACAGCCCGTCTTGTCGGCAGCTGGGATGCCGTTAAGCTCCATATCTCGGCAAGACATTCTAATACAGATGTTAAACATACGGTGAAGGAGCAAGTATTCCAGTTAAGCTCGAATAATGTATCGGTTACTTATGAAATGGGTGAAGATGCCTTGCTGTGGAGCGATTTGAAGCCTAATTTATATGAGCTGAACATTGAATTGAAAGCGGTTAGCGGCGATGTCTTGGATTCACATCAAGTCTTGATTGGACTTCGCGAATTCACAGCAGCTGGAGATAAGTTTGCGATCAACGGGAAGAACACATTTTTACGCGGCAAACATGACGGCTTGATTTTTCCACTAACGGGATATGCTCCAACGGATGTGGAAGAATGGCTCAGAATTATGAAGATTTCCAAATCTTATGGTATTAATCATTATCGCTTTCATACCTGCTGTCCGCCGGAAGCCGCATTTATCGCAGCAGATATGTTAGGGATCTATATGGAGCCGGAGCTTCCGTTCTGGGGAACCATAACCGATGAGACGCATGAACAGCATAATCAAGCAGAGCAGGATTATCTAATAAGTGAAGGCTACGCGATGCTTCGTGCGTTTGGTAATCATCCCTCATTTGTGATGATGTCGCTCGGAAATGAGCTATGGGGGAGCAAGGAGAAATTAAATGAAATTTTGAAGCAGTATAAGGACTTCGATTCGCGGCATTTGTATACTGAAGGCTCGAACAATTTTCAATTTGTACCTGTTATTCTGGAGGAAGAGGACTTCTACTGTGGAGTGCGCTTCTCGAAGGATCGTCTGTTCCGAGGCTCCTATGCGATGTGTGACGCACCACTTGGCCATGTTCAAACCGATCTTCCAGGCACAATGAAGGATTACGATGAACAGATTGTCCCTTCTGCTAAGACAGAAATTGAAGAGCAATCAGCGGATATAAAGTCGATTCAGATTCAATATGGAACTGAGATGCGTACTGTGCAGGCAGAAACAGCGGAGGATCAGTTAATTCCTCATATTCCCGTTATCTCTCATGAGATTGGGCAATATGCGACATACCCGAATTTTAAGGAAATGGAGAAATATACAGGATCACTGAAGGCCAAAAATTTCGAGGTGTTTAAGGATCGGCTTGAAGCGAAGGGGCTGGGACATCTGGCCGAGGCTTACTTCGAGAACTCCGGAAAACTAGCTGCAGCATGTTATAAGGAAGAGCTGGAGGCAGCATTTCGGACCAAACGACTTGCTGGATTCCAGCTGCTGGATTTGCAGGACTTCAGTGGACAAGGAACGGCGCTAGTCGGTATGCTGGATGCATTCATGGATTCCAAAGGACTGATCACACCAGAAGAGTGGAGAACCTTCTGTTCGGATGCTGTCCTGCTGGCTCGATTTGAACGATATAATTATGAGGCAGGAGCGATATTTGCAGCCCAAGTTGAACTCAGCTATTACCGGACAGATTCTATCGAGAATAAAGTGTTAAAATGGGAATTGTTAAGTAAGGGGACGTCTCTTGCCGAAGGCGAATTAATGATCCCTGCGGGTCCGGATTCGAATCATATACAGATAGGTACGATTCAGATCCAATTGCCAGAGGTTGAAGTGATGACACAGGTCGAGCTGAAGCTGACGATCGAGGGAACTGATATTTACAAGAATTATGATCTTTGGATATATCCGATGCACACAGAACTGGACTGGGCAGGAGTTCATAAATTCCGCGAGCTGAATGATGAGGTCCGTGCACTGTTAGAGCAGGGTGAAGATGTGTTGCTGCTGCCGAATCCGGCTTCCTTGCCTCATTCCATAGAAGGAACCTATAGTACGGATTTTTGGTGTTATCCGATGTTTCGATCTATATCAGAAAGCATGAATAAGCCGACACCGGTGGGAACGATGGGACTGTATATCAATAAAGAGCATCCGGTGTTTGCACATTTCCCTACGGAGTCACATTCTACCTATCCATGGTGGAGCATTGTCATGAACTCCAGGTCTATCATAATGGACGATATGGAGCCGAAGCTACAGCCGATTGTTCAAACCATTGACAATTTCGAGCGTAATCATAAGCTCGGCTTGTTATTTGAGGCTCGCGTGTTCAAGGGTCGAGTGTTAGTTGGAACCTTTGACGATGAGAGAATAAAGGATACACCAGAAGGAAGGCAGTTCATCCATAGCGTTCTTAGATATCTGCACAGTGATGCATTTGAACCAACGGTTCAGCTTGAATGGAATGAGCTCGCGAAACTGCTGTAA